The DNA segment TCAGGAAGCGGCCGACGATTTAAAACGCCGGGCGGCTCGCATGGCTCGCGCCATTGAGGAACGGAAAAAGATCGAAGAGGCGTATAAATTGACGCCTAAAGAAGGAGATAGATTAGCTTCCGCTTCGCGCATTCAAGATAAAAAAGTACTCTCGCTTTGCCGCTCCAGCCATAATAAAAAAGATGACGTATTGAAAGATATTCAGCGATTGAAAGATTCGACGGAAATCATCCAGCACGTTTTCGACGCCGAAGATGAACCCCATCGCCTTTACCGCGCCGTGAAAATCATCAAACGCGGCGAAAAGGAAGCCCAACTGGCCAAAATGGACTTGGTGCGCGCCAACTTGAGGCTTGTCGTTTCCGTAGCCAAGGGATTCCGCCATCGCGGCGTCCATCTTTTGGATTTGATCCAAGAAGGCAACATCGGCCTGATGCGGGCGGCGGAGAAATTCGACCATCTGCTGGGATTCAAATTCAGCACCTACGCCACCTGGTGGATTCGCCAGGCTATCTCCCGCGCCTGCGCCAGCCAGGCTCACGACATCCGGATTCCCGTCGGCCTGCAAGGCACATGGCACCGCATCACGAAAGCCTCCGAGGAGTTGCAGCAGGAATTGGGACGCGATCCCACGCCGGAAGAAATTTCCAAGCGTGTGGATATCCCCGTGAAGAAATACATGAAGCTGGCGCGGGTCGTTCAGCGCGCCGTCTCTCTGGAGACGCCGATCAACGACAGCGAAGACAGTTTCCTCGGCGATTTCATCGAAGATCAATCGGTCGATTCGCCCGTCGATACCGCCAGCCTCAATTCGCTGGAAACGGAAATCGAACAGGCCTTGGAGACGCTTTCGGAACGCGAAGAAGCAGTGCTGCGCCTGCGCTACGGCCTGGACGACGGCCAGCCGCGCAAATTGGAAGAAGTCGGCAACCGCTTCGGCATCACCCGCGAACGCGTCCGCCAGATCGAAACCAAAGCCATCCGTAAACTTCGCCATCCCCTGCGGGCGCAACGCCTCAAAGGCTTCCTGGAAGGCTTAACCAGCGGCATGTCGTAAAATAGAAGAAATATTCATTGTTTCGTCAAAAAGCCCGCTCCTTCGGAACGGGCTTTTTAGTTATTTGTAAAGCGTGCCTCTTTCGTTAATCTCAAGGTTGCAGCTATGTAGGGTGGGCTCAAAGCGAAGCGTAG comes from the Candidatus Omnitrophota bacterium genome and includes:
- a CDS encoding sigma-70 family RNA polymerase sigma factor encodes the protein MTYTLASTSLYKDDDILEDKSLNISLDLEEEEDDSSFFPPETRHLELVNITGGLLDDKSARMSRRSAHNSLRLYLREIGSIPLLTKESEQEISQRMQEGRKKICLGVVRSLPALLLLLDIVNGVELGRRRLDVIMNTAPEVKSEKDVKQFLARLRKIMRKIIERSRKAIMAQEKDAEKAKEYFHKAGDELYGAGFAPETVQEAADDLKRRAARMARAIEERKKIEEAYKLTPKEGDRLASASRIQDKKVLSLCRSSHNKKDDVLKDIQRLKDSTEIIQHVFDAEDEPHRLYRAVKIIKRGEKEAQLAKMDLVRANLRLVVSVAKGFRHRGVHLLDLIQEGNIGLMRAAEKFDHLLGFKFSTYATWWIRQAISRACASQAHDIRIPVGLQGTWHRITKASEELQQELGRDPTPEEISKRVDIPVKKYMKLARVVQRAVSLETPINDSEDSFLGDFIEDQSVDSPVDTASLNSLETEIEQALETLSEREEAVLRLRYGLDDGQPRKLEEVGNRFGITRERVRQIETKAIRKLRHPLRAQRLKGFLEGLTSGMS